One stretch of Miscanthus floridulus cultivar M001 chromosome 18, ASM1932011v1, whole genome shotgun sequence DNA includes these proteins:
- the LOC136520629 gene encoding CDPK-related kinase 3-like isoform X1, translating to MGQCYGKAGGGSSRADHDADLAGAGAVAPPSPLPANGAPQAPPPLATPRRRKSGSTTPVQHQAATPGGGGGGAWPSPLPAGVSPSPARSTPRRFFKRPFPPPSPAKHIKATLAKRLGGGKPKEGTIPEEGGVGAGAGAAVGDADSAEAERPLDKTFGFAKNFGAKYDLGKEVGRGHFGHTCSAVVKKGEFKGHTVAVKIISKAKMTTAISIEDVRREVKILKALSGHNNLVKFYDACEDALNVYVVMELCEGGELLDRILARGGRYTEEDAKAIVVQILSVVAFCHLQGVVHRDLKPENFLFTTRGESAPMKLIDFGLSDFIRPDERLNDIVGSAYYVAPEVLHRSYSMEADIWSIGVITYILLCGSRPFWARTESGIFRSVLRADPNFDDSPWPSVSAEAKDFVKRFLNKDYRKRMTAVQALTHPWLRDEQRQIPLDILIFRLVKQYLRATPLKRLALKALSKALREDELLYLRLQFKLLEPRDGFVSLDNFRTALTRYLTDAMRESRVLEFLHALEPLAYRKMDFEEFCAAAISPYQLEALERWEEIAGTAFQHFEQEGNRVISVEELAQELNLAPTHYSIVQDWIRKSDGKLNFLGFTKFLHGVTIRGSNTRRH from the exons ATGGGGCAGTGCTACGGGAAGGCGGGCGGCGGGTCGTCGCGGGCGGACCACGACGCCGAcctcgcgggggcgggggcggtcgCGCCGCCGTCCCCCCTCCCGGCCAACGGCGCGccgcaggcgccgccgccgctcgccacgCCCAGGCGCCGCAAGTCCGGATCGACCACGCCGGTGCAACACCAGGCGGCCACGcccggcgggggcgggggcggcgccTGGCCCAGCCCGCTCCCCGCGGGCGTGTCGCCGTCGCCCGCCCGGTCCACGCCCCGGAGGTTCTTCAAGCGGCCCTTCCCGCCGCCCTCCCCCGCCAAGCACATCAAGGCCACGCTCGCCAAGCGGCTCGGCGGGGGCAAGCCCAAGGAGGGCACCATACCGGAGGAGGGCGGCGttggcgccggcgccggtgcgGCTGTCGGCGACGCCGATTCCGCCGAGGCCGAGCGCCCGTTGGACAAGACGTTTGGCTTCGCCAAGAACTTTGGGGCCAAGTACGACCTCGGGAAGGAGGTCGGGAGGGGCCACTTTGGCCACACCTGCTCCGCCGTCGTCAAGAAGGGCGAGTTCAAGGGCCATACCGTTGCCGTCAAGATCATCTCCAAAGCTAAG ATGACAACGGCCATTTCCATTGAAGATGTTCGTAGGGAAGTCAAGATTTTGAAAGCTCTATCAGGGCACAATAATCTCGTCAAATTCTATGATGCATGTGAGGACGCCCTCAATGTCTACGTTGTCATGGA ATTATGTGAAGGTGGAGAGTTGCTAGATAGAATTTTAGCCAG AGGTGGGAGATATACAGAAGAAGATGCCAAAGCGATCGTTGTACAGATTTTGAGCGTAGTGGCCTTCTGTCATCTTCAGGGAGTAGTGCATCGTGATTTGAAGCCTGAG AATTTTCTTTTCACAACAAGAGGTGAAAGCGCTCCTATGAAGTTGATTGACTTTGGTCTGTCTGATTTTATTAGACCAG ATGAAAGGCTCAATGATATTGTTGGAAGCGCGTATTATGTCGCTCCGGAGGTTCTACACAGATCATACAGTATGGAAGCAGACATTTGGAGTATAGGTGTCATAACATACATTCTGCTCTGTGGCAGTCGGCCATTTTGGGCAAGGACAGAGTCTGGGATCTTCCGGTCCGTATTGAGGGCTGATCCCAACTTTGACGATTCACCATGGCCTTCAGTATCTGCTGAAGCTAAGGATTTTGTGAAGAGATTTCTGAACAAGGATTACCGCAAAAGAATGACTGCTGTCCAAGCACTGA CTCACCCTTGGTTACGAGATGAACAAAGGCAAATTCCATTGGACATACTCATTTTCAGATTAGTTAAGCAATATCTTCGTGCTACTCCTCTTAAACGTTTGGCATTAAAG GCACTATCTAAGGCTTTAAGGGAGGATGAACTTTTGTATCTTAGATTGCAGTTTAAGCTGCTTGAACCCAGGGATGGGTTCGTATCACTCGACAACTTTCGAACG GCTCTGACAAGATACTTAACTGATGCTATGAGAGAATCAAGGGTTCTTGAGTTTTTGCATGCG TTGGAACCACTTGCATACAGAAAGATGGACTTTGAAGAATTCTGTGCTGCAGCAATCAGCCCGTACCAGCTTGAGGCTTTGGAAAGGTGGGAAGAAATTGCTGGAACAGCTTTTCAGCACTTTGAACAAGAGGGCAACCGAGTTATATCGGTTGAGGAATTAGCACAG GAACTAAATCTCGCGCCGACCCATTACTCCATCGTGCAAGACTGGATCAGAAAGTCGGACGGCAAGCTTAACTTTCTTGGGTTTACCAAATTTTTGCATGGCGTCACAATACGGGGCTCAAATACAAGACGACACTAA
- the LOC136520629 gene encoding CDPK-related kinase 3-like isoform X2, translating into MGQCYGKAGGGSSRADHDADLAGAGAVAPPSPLPANGAPQAPPPLATPRRRKSGSTTPVQHQAATPGGGGGGAWPSPLPAGVSPSPARSTPRRFFKRPFPPPSPAKHIKATLAKRLGGGKPKEGTIPEEGGVGAGAGAAVGDADSAEAERPLDKTFGFAKNFGAKYDLGKEVGRGHFGHTCSAVVKKGEFKGHTVAVKIISKAKMTTAISIEDVRREVKILKALSGHNNLVKFYDACEDALNVYVVMELCEGGELLDRILARGGRYTEEDAKAIVVQILSVVAFCHLQGVVHRDLKPENFLFTTRGESAPMKLIDFGLSDFIRPDERLNDIVGSAYYVAPEVLHRSYSMEADIWSIGVITYILLCGSRPFWARTESGIFRSVLRADPNFDDSPWPSVSAEAKDFVKRFLNKDYRKRMTAVQALTHPWLRDEQRQIPLDILIFRLVKQYLRATPLKRLALKALSKALREDELLYLRLQFKLLEPRDGFVSLDNFRTLEPLAYRKMDFEEFCAAAISPYQLEALERWEEIAGTAFQHFEQEGNRVISVEELAQELNLAPTHYSIVQDWIRKSDGKLNFLGFTKFLHGVTIRGSNTRRH; encoded by the exons ATGGGGCAGTGCTACGGGAAGGCGGGCGGCGGGTCGTCGCGGGCGGACCACGACGCCGAcctcgcgggggcgggggcggtcgCGCCGCCGTCCCCCCTCCCGGCCAACGGCGCGccgcaggcgccgccgccgctcgccacgCCCAGGCGCCGCAAGTCCGGATCGACCACGCCGGTGCAACACCAGGCGGCCACGcccggcgggggcgggggcggcgccTGGCCCAGCCCGCTCCCCGCGGGCGTGTCGCCGTCGCCCGCCCGGTCCACGCCCCGGAGGTTCTTCAAGCGGCCCTTCCCGCCGCCCTCCCCCGCCAAGCACATCAAGGCCACGCTCGCCAAGCGGCTCGGCGGGGGCAAGCCCAAGGAGGGCACCATACCGGAGGAGGGCGGCGttggcgccggcgccggtgcgGCTGTCGGCGACGCCGATTCCGCCGAGGCCGAGCGCCCGTTGGACAAGACGTTTGGCTTCGCCAAGAACTTTGGGGCCAAGTACGACCTCGGGAAGGAGGTCGGGAGGGGCCACTTTGGCCACACCTGCTCCGCCGTCGTCAAGAAGGGCGAGTTCAAGGGCCATACCGTTGCCGTCAAGATCATCTCCAAAGCTAAG ATGACAACGGCCATTTCCATTGAAGATGTTCGTAGGGAAGTCAAGATTTTGAAAGCTCTATCAGGGCACAATAATCTCGTCAAATTCTATGATGCATGTGAGGACGCCCTCAATGTCTACGTTGTCATGGA ATTATGTGAAGGTGGAGAGTTGCTAGATAGAATTTTAGCCAG AGGTGGGAGATATACAGAAGAAGATGCCAAAGCGATCGTTGTACAGATTTTGAGCGTAGTGGCCTTCTGTCATCTTCAGGGAGTAGTGCATCGTGATTTGAAGCCTGAG AATTTTCTTTTCACAACAAGAGGTGAAAGCGCTCCTATGAAGTTGATTGACTTTGGTCTGTCTGATTTTATTAGACCAG ATGAAAGGCTCAATGATATTGTTGGAAGCGCGTATTATGTCGCTCCGGAGGTTCTACACAGATCATACAGTATGGAAGCAGACATTTGGAGTATAGGTGTCATAACATACATTCTGCTCTGTGGCAGTCGGCCATTTTGGGCAAGGACAGAGTCTGGGATCTTCCGGTCCGTATTGAGGGCTGATCCCAACTTTGACGATTCACCATGGCCTTCAGTATCTGCTGAAGCTAAGGATTTTGTGAAGAGATTTCTGAACAAGGATTACCGCAAAAGAATGACTGCTGTCCAAGCACTGA CTCACCCTTGGTTACGAGATGAACAAAGGCAAATTCCATTGGACATACTCATTTTCAGATTAGTTAAGCAATATCTTCGTGCTACTCCTCTTAAACGTTTGGCATTAAAG GCACTATCTAAGGCTTTAAGGGAGGATGAACTTTTGTATCTTAGATTGCAGTTTAAGCTGCTTGAACCCAGGGATGGGTTCGTATCACTCGACAACTTTCGAACG TTGGAACCACTTGCATACAGAAAGATGGACTTTGAAGAATTCTGTGCTGCAGCAATCAGCCCGTACCAGCTTGAGGCTTTGGAAAGGTGGGAAGAAATTGCTGGAACAGCTTTTCAGCACTTTGAACAAGAGGGCAACCGAGTTATATCGGTTGAGGAATTAGCACAG GAACTAAATCTCGCGCCGACCCATTACTCCATCGTGCAAGACTGGATCAGAAAGTCGGACGGCAAGCTTAACTTTCTTGGGTTTACCAAATTTTTGCATGGCGTCACAATACGGGGCTCAAATACAAGACGACACTAA